In the genome of Hevea brasiliensis isolate MT/VB/25A 57/8 chromosome 14, ASM3005281v1, whole genome shotgun sequence, the window TGTTTAAATTTCTAGTAACACGTAGAGCACTAATCATTAATTACAGAATTTAGGTGAAATTGTTATAAATAAAGAATATTCCTCAATGTGCAGGTTCATTATTGAAGCTTTCCCATGGATCCAGTTATTGCTGCTACGTTAGCTGGTGCAGTCATAGGTGCAGCACCAGCGACTGCTGCATTGCTTTACAACATTGGAAAAGATTCATCATCCCCAATTCTACGAAAAGGCTCTTCCATAAAGAACCTTGACCATAACTGTGAAGTGCTGGACAAGGAATTACAGAAACTAATTGCTGTTGCGACTGATATTGATCAGGGTCGTGTCAAGAAAGGGGAAATAAAAAATACTAGCACTTACAAGTTATGGATAACAAGGGTATGGGAGATTCAAGCAGAGGTGGAAGCTTTGATTCATGAATATGAAAGGATTAAAGAGAAGTTTAGAAGGG includes:
- the LOC131173154 gene encoding uncharacterized protein LOC131173154, giving the protein MDPVIAATLAGAVIGAAPATAALLYNIGKDSSSPILRKGSSIKNLDHNCEVLDKELQKLIAVATDIDQGRVKKGEIKNTSTYKLWITRVWEIQAEVEALIHEYERIKEKFRREINIVAKGRLSKKMVNKFEEVTQHLEEGKFMIANF